Proteins from a single region of Hypomesus transpacificus isolate Combined female chromosome 9, fHypTra1, whole genome shotgun sequence:
- the ube2r2 gene encoding ubiquitin-conjugating enzyme E2 R2 yields MAHQATPSSQKALMMEMKSLQEQPVEGFRITLVEESDLYNWEVAIFGPPNTLYEGGYFKAHIKFPIDYPYSPPTFRFLTKMWHPNIYENGDVCISILHPPVDDPQSGELPSERWNPTQNVRTILLSVISLLNEPNTFSPANVDASVMFRKWRDSKGKDKEYAEIIRKQVLSTAAEAERDGVKVPTTLAEYCVQTRVPSQDSSSDLLYDDLYDDDMEEEEEEEEESDLESGGEAGGTSGGEGGTSRYDNQDDSGNEES; encoded by the exons ATGGCTCACCAAGCGACTCCTAGTTCCCAGAAGGCCTTGATGATGGAGATGAAGTCTCTGCAGGAGCAGCCAGTGGAGGGCTTCCGCATCACTCTGGTGGAAGAGTCAGACCTGTACAACTGGGAGGTGGCAATCTTTGGTCCCCCCAACACACTGTATGAGGGAGGCTACTTTAAG GCTCACATCAAGTTTCCCATTGACTACCCCTACTCCCCGCCCACCTTCCGTTTTCTCACAAAGATGTGGCACCCCAACATCTACGAG AACGGTGATGTGTGCAtctccatcctccaccctcctgttGACGACCCCCAAAGCGGAGAGTTGCCCTCCGAAAGGTGGAACCCCACCCAGAATGTCAG gACCATCCTGCTGAGTGTAATCTCTCTGCTGAACGAGCCCAACACTTTCTCGCCGGCCAACGTAGACGCCTCCGTCATGTTCCGCAAGTGGAGAGACAGCAAGGGCAAGGACAAGGAGTACGCAGAGATCATCAG gaagcaggTGTTGTCCACAGCGGCGGAGGCCGAGCGCGACGGTGTCAAGGTTCCCACCACGCTGGCAGAGTACTGCGTCCAGACAAGAGTTCCCTCCCAGGATAGCAGCTCTGACCTGCTCTACGATGACCTGTACGATgatgacatggaggaggaggaggaggaggaggaggagagcgatcTGGAGTCtgggggcgaggcagggggcaccagcggaggagagggagggaccagCCGCTACGACAACCAGGACGACTCCGGCAACGAGgagtcttga